From the genome of Streptomyces sp. NBC_01116, one region includes:
- a CDS encoding DUF397 domain-containing protein: protein MLEIQWRKSSKSSNAEGSDCLELAEHGGEILLRESDNPDVIVRTTRAKLRAFLGGAKEGEFDDLA from the coding sequence ATGTTGGAAATTCAGTGGCGCAAGTCATCGAAGTCCTCGAATGCGGAGGGCTCCGACTGCCTGGAACTCGCTGAGCACGGCGGTGAGATCCTGCTACGCGAGAGCGACAACCCCGACGTGATCGTCCGCACCACGCGCGCCAAGCTCCGTGCGTTCCTGGGTGGCGCGAAGGAAGGCGAGTTCGACGATTTGGCCTGA